Within the Nitrospirota bacterium genome, the region CGGACCCTTCGAAACAAAAAGAGGCCGCCGATGTCCTGGAAAAATACCATCGGAAATACGGAGAGCATGGTCCGTATTCCCTTTACGCCTATGACGCGACGAACGTTCTTCTCGAGTCGATTGCCAAAGGGGGTTCTACCGATGGGAAGTCTTTGGCGGCTCAATTGCACCAAATTCAATGGAAAGGGACAACAGGCCAGATTCAGTTTGATTCTAAGGGAGATCTTTTAATCTCTCCTTATGTGGTGTGGATCGTTAAAGAAGGAAAGTTTGTTGAATACTGGAAACCATAACAGACTGCTCAAAAAGCTCCAGGTGCTAGGCCGCAGAGTCGAGGTGATCGAGGCCATAAAAGTGAGAATCATAGCTTCGCTGCGGAATCGCTTGCGAGCAAGCTTTGTGGTACATCTCGGAAGCCGAGATTCGAGAACGCAGCAGATGGGCTTTTTCAGCGGTCTGCTGATTAAATGTTAGTTCAGCAGTTGATTAACGGCCTGACCCTTGGAGCCATCTATGCCCTGGTGGCCCTGGGATACACCATGGTGTATGGTATCCTGGAACTCATCAATTTCGCCCACGGTGAGATTTATATGATCGGGGCCTACCTCTCTATTATTTTTCTGGGTTTTTTTACCACGATTGGAATGACCCGTCATTTCCTGTTTCTTTCTCTCTTTTTGTCTTTTATTTTGAGCGCGGTTTTCTGCGGAGCCTATGGTTACACCATGGAAAAAGTGGCCTATCGCCCGTTGAGAAGCGCTCATCGCCTGTCTCCTTTAATTTCCGCCATTGGAATGTCAATCTTTCTCCAAAATTACGTGATGCTGACGCAAGGGTCAGGAGACGTGGTTTTCCCTCATCTTTTTCCAAATTCTGAAATCCTGTTTTCTGGAATCAGGCTTACATCGCTTCAGGTCGTGATTTTAAGTTCTTCTTTTATTTTGATGGGAGTTCTCTATTTTTTGGTTAAAAAAACTTTAATTGGAAAAGCAATGCGGGCAACGGCGCAGGATAAAAAAATGGCAAGCCTCGTGGGAATTAATATTGATTTTATCATTTCATTTACCTTTGTCATTGGATCATTTCTCGCGGCCGCGGCGGGAATGATGGTGGCCATGTATTATGGAACCGTTAATTTTTTTATTGGCTACATTGCCGGAATAAAAGCCTTTACCGCGGCCGTTTTAGGGGGAATTGGAAATATTCCCGGAGCGATGGCGGGGGGGCTTTTGCTGGGGATGGTGGAAAGTCTGGGGGCAAGTTATATTTCCAGTGAATATAAAGATCTGTTTGCCTTTCTCATTTTAACCCTGGTGTTGCTGTTAAAACCATCGGGTTTGTTGGGTGAAGCGTCTAAAGAAAAAGTTTAGGAAAAATTGATTAATAAACCTGTTTTGACTCTAATGATGGTTTCGCTTTGGTTTGGTCTTTTAGGCCTTCCTTTTATGGGGTGGATCAACGCGTTAAAATTGTCCGGGGTTCTCTTTGGCGGGGGGCTGATTCTTCGGCATGCGGCGAGGCTAAAACCGTTCTATTCAAAACTTGAAGAGGCTTTTGAAAGACTCCCCTATCGGAAGTCGCCCCGCTTTTTAAAGATCGCAAAAGGCGCAGGGGTCGTTATTCTGCTGGGACTCCCTCTCGGGCTCGATAACTATCAGCTTGATGTCCTCACCATGGCGGGCCTGTATATTGTCCTGGCTCTGGGTTTGAATATTGTCGTCGGTTTTGCGGGACTGCTCGATTTAGGGTATGCGGCTTTTTATGCGGTTGGAGCCTATAGCTATGCCCTGATTTCGACCCATTTTCATCTTTCTTTTTGGTTGGCTCTGCCGGTGGGGGCCTTTTTTTCAGGCTGTTTTGGATTTGCCTTGGGCGTGATCACTCTGCGGCTGAAAGGGGATTACCTGGCCATCACAACCCTTGGTTTTATCCAGATTTTACATTTGGTTTTAAACAACTGGGATTCGGTCACCCACGGCCCGAAGGGGATATTAGGCGTTTCCCATCCTCAAATTGGAGGGTTTAGCTTCACCCAGCCGGTCCATTACTATTATTTGATTCTGGTCATTGTTTTTATCGCCATCGTGTCTATTCAACGCATTAATTATTCCAGAATCGGGCGGGCATGGATCGCCATCCGCGAAGATGAAATTGCCGCTGAGTCAATGGGATTAAATACGACAAAACTTAAAGTTTTTGCCTTTGTGTTGGGAGCGTCCTGGGCAGGGATTGCCGGAACGTTTTTTGCCGGTAAGTTCGGATTTGTTTCTCCCGAAAGCTTTACCTTTTTTGAATCGATTTTAATTTTATCTATGGTAGTATTGGGAGGAATTGGCAGTATTCCGGGGGTGGTATTGGGCGCCCTGATTTTAATCATTCTTCCGGAGGCGCTGAGACAGGTCTCAGAATACCGGATGCTGGTGTTTGGTCTTGCAATGATTTTGATGATGGTTCTTCGGCCTCAGGGGATGATTGGAAATATCAGAAGAAAACTGGAAGGGGTTTAAAGGATGAACCTTAAAATTATTCATGGTGGAACGTGGACCGGTTAACCGGCACCGCCCCTTTGCTGGAAAAAGGAAACTCCTGTTTAATTAGAAACTTCGATAAGATGACGGTTCCATTTAATTCGTAATTGATTTCATCATTACCTAACAAAAGGGTCAGCGTTTTTGACATTCCCATAAAGGAAGATGAAAAGGGGAGCGTTACGATTTGAGAATCAGACGCGTTTATAAAAACGGGTTTTAAAAGTTCCCCGGAGCCTAATTCGGTATGATTTAGATCAAGGTGGTAAGAAAGTTTTTCTATCTTGACCCCTGCTCGATTTGGATTTGTGACTTTAACCTTGAACGCAAGGTCCATGGCGGAAAATGATACGCCGGTTAATTCTATTTCCTGGACCGAAAAATCAGGTTTAACCAGGGCTGGTGCGCACGACCCGGAAGAAAATGAAATCAAGAGCGCCATGCTGTAAAATAAAGCTTTCATAAGGCAACAGATTAGCAGATCAGCTTAAGCAAGTAAATAGTCCCAAGAACAGCGATAGGATTTGTAACTCCTTGTTTTGCCTGTCATCGCGAGCGCCCGCAGGGTGCGTGGCGATCTCGGTTCACGATGGCGAGATTGCTTCGCTTCGCTCGCAATGACAACTTTCTATCGCTGTTCTTGGGACAAACAGATCAAGCAGGCCATGCAATACGCGATGGCCGAACATTGGGACGAGGCGAAGCATCTCATCCGGCAGGTTATCGAATCCAGCCCTGAAGATCTTTGGGCAAAGGTGGTGCAGGCGGATATTGAAAATATTTCCGGAAATGAAAAAGAGGCCTTTCAGCAGTTGAGAATCTTAATGAGAAATTATCCTGAATTTGCGCCGGCTTACTATAGTATGGGAATTCTCCATAGCCGCCAGGGAAGGTGGGACCAGGCTAAAAATTTTTTCGAACAGTCGATTTCCCTTTTTGATCCCGGTCAAAAAGAAAGCCTTTCCGATGCCTATCTTCAATTGGGGATTGCCTGGTGGGAACAGCGCCATCCGGGAGATGCCCTGGAATGCTGGCAGAAATCCCTTGCCTGCAACCCGGCCCAATGGAAGGCCAGGGAGTATCTCGAAGATTTCACGTCGGATTACAGTAAGCCCAAAATTTTAGGAGACCCTCGCTTTTTTCAGCAATTTCAAGAGATTCATGTAAAAGCGTATCTTTCGGAGCATGGAAAATCTCAATTTGACAGTCTGGAAGAAACGGATGAAGTGATTCAAAAGATTGCCGCTTCGTGGAACGCGATTCCAGAAAAGTGGAAGATGGAAGACTTAACGGAGGAAGAGAGGTTCAACACCTTTAAATCAATCAAGCCTTTTCAATAATAAAAAAGGGAAAAGGTTGCCGTTGTGGGCTATTTACTTGAAATTAAAAAATTATCAAAGTCTTTTGGAGGGCTTTCCGCATTGGATGGAATTGAGGCTCACCTGGAAGAAGGCCAGATTGCCAGCCTCATTGGTCCAAATGGCGCCGGAAAAACGACTTTTTTCAATTGTATCACCGGATTAATCCCCCCTGGCGGGGGAGAAATTGTTTTTAAAGAAAAAAATTTAAAAGGGTTGCAGGCCAACGAAATCACCGGTCGGGGAATCGCCAGGACGTTTCAAAACATTCGCCTTTTTGGAGGGATGACCGCGCTTGAAAACGTTATGGTCGGGGGACACCTTCGATACCGTTACGGATTTCTGGGCGCTCTGGTCAGATCTCCAAAAGTCCGGCAATTTGAAAAAGAGCTGATCCAGAAGAGCTTTAGCCTTTTAAAGTTTGTCGGACTTGAATCCCAACACTCAAAATGGGCAAGAGAGCTTTCGTACGGCGATCAAAGGCGGCTGGAAATTGTTAGAGCGCTCGCCACGGAACCGACTCTATTGCTTTTGGATGAGCCCGCCGCGGGGATGAACCCAAAAGAAACCGCCGGCCTGATGGAATTGATGGTAAAAATTAAAGAGACCGGCGTGACCGTGCTGTTGATTGAACATGATATGAGGGTGGTCATGGGCATTTCCGAAAAAATTATTGTTTTAGATCATGGCGTCAAGATTGCCGAAGGAAAACCTCGCGAAATTCAGCAAAATCGGAAAGTGATCGAGGCCTATCTGGGCGCCGGATCTGTTTAATGCTTCGGATAGAAAAGATTCGTTCCGGTTACGGGTCGATTGAAATTCTAAAGGGAACTTCAATCGAGGTGAATGAAGGCGAGATTGTTTCGTTAATCGGCGCCAACGGGGCGGGCAAAACGACAACCCTGATGGCGATTTCCGGAATGCTCCCTTTAAAATCCGGAAAAATTTTTTTTAAAAATAAAGAAATTTCTGGGCTTTCTCCCCATAAAATTGTATTATTGGGAATTTCTCAAGTGCCGGAAGGGAGAAGAATTTTCCCCAGGCTGACTGTTTTAGAAAATCTCGAATTAGGCGCGTTCTCCCTTAAAAAAAATCTTCAAAAGGGCGCGATGGAAAATGTATTTGAATATTTTCCGGTTCTTTATGAAAGAAAATATCAGTTAGGGGGGACCTTAGCGGCGGGGAACAGCAGATGTTAGCCATTGGGAGAGCCTTAATGGCAAAACCCAAACTTTTAATGATGGACGAACCTTCCCTGGGCCTGGCTCCTATTATTGTTGAGAAAATTTTCGAATTGATTAAAAAATTAGGAGATGCCGGCTTAACCTTATTGTTAGTTGAGCAAAACGCAAGAATGGCCCTTTCGATCGCGAACCGGGGTTATGTAATGGAAACCGGCCAGATCATCATGCAGGGACATGCTTCTCAATTGCTATGTGACTCAAGAGTTAAATCCGCCTATCTTGGAGAAAGATCTGAATGAAAAGAACGCCCCTTTATGAAACGCACAGAAAATTAAAAGGAAAGCTCGTTGAATTTGGCGGCTGGGAAATGCCGCTGTTTTATCATGGCGTGGTTTCCGAACATAAGGCGGTCAGGGAAAATGCAGGTCTATTTGATATTTGCCATATGGGCCGGCTTAGCGTAAAAGGTCCCGATGCCGGGCCGTTTTTACAGGGTGTTACCGTCAACAACGTTGACATGTTAGTTCCGGGAAAAGCTCAGTATTCTCTGGTCTGCAACCCTCAAGGCGGAGTCAAAGATGATATCTTTATCTATAAAAAGGGGGACACGGACTTTTTTATTTGCGTGAATGCTTCAAACCGGGAAAAAATCTATCAGTGGTTTTTAAACCAAAAAGGAAAATTCATAGTCGAAATTAGGGATATCAGCGATCAGGTCGGGATGATCGCTTTGCAGGGGCCAAAAGCGCCCCGGGTTTTAGAAAAAATCCTCGGCAAGAGGTTTAAATCGTTAAAACATGCTGAATTTTACGAAGAAGAAATTTCAGGCGTTCCGGCGATGATTGCCCGAACGGGATATACCGGAGAAAGGGGATATGAGTTTTACTTTCCGGTCCAGTTTTCCGAAAATTTATGGAATCTGTTTTATGAGACCGGTCAGGATGAACAACTCGTTCCCGTCGGATTGGGCGCGCGCGATACGCTTAGGCTTGAAATGGGCTATGCCCTTTATGGTCATGAACTCACGGAGGAGATTTCTCCGCTCGAAGCCGATTTAGCGAGGTTTGTCTATTTTGGAAAAGAAAATTTCATCGGGAAAGAGGCGCTGTCGGCCCAGAATAAAAAAGGGGTGTCCCGTATTTTGGTCGGTTTTGAATTAAAATTTAAAAATGTGCCCCGCCAGCATTGTAAAGTTTTCCATGATGATCATGAGATTGGGGAAGTGACCAGCGGCAATCTCACTCCGTCGGTCCAGAAAGGGATTGGAATGGCCCTGATCCAATCGGATTTCAACAAACCAGGGGATGAAATCTTAATTGGCGTAAGGGATAAGAAGATCCCCGCGTTGATAAGAGATAAAAATTTCTATAAGAAAAAATAAAATTTAAAGGATTTAAAGATGCCGTATACTCCCCACACTCCCGAAGACATACAGTCGATGCTTCAAACCATAGGGGTTGATTCATTGGAGGCTCTCCTTGACGATATTCCAAAGACGGTTCGATTTAATGGAAGGTTGAAAATCGGACGGGCCCTGTCGGAATTAGAGGTTCGGTCCGAAATTAAACAGCTCAATGAAAAAAACGCCGATCTCGAACAATTCACCTGTTTCCTGGGAGCAGGTTCTTATGATCATTATATCCCCGCCGTCATCGGGCCTCTCCTGTTTCGTTCTGAGTTTTATACCGCCTATACGCCCTACCAGGCGGAATTAAGCCAGGGGATGCTTCAAGCGATTTATGAATTTCAAACCGGAATTTCCGAGCTGACCGGAATGGAAGTGGCCAACGCCTCGTTATACGATGGCGCCTCGGCTCTCGCGGAAGCTGTTTTAATGATGATTAGAATTTCAAAGAAAAAATCCGAGATCCTGCTTCCCAGGACCATTCATCCCTTTTACCGGGAAGTTATCCGGACCTATTGCCATGGGCTTGATTTAAAATTTGTCGAAATTCCTTATGTCAACGGCGTGACACCTCCCGGTGAAGTTCGCAGATTGATTACAGAAGATACGGCCGGACTTCTTCTCCAGTTTCCTAATTTTTTTGGAAACCTCGAAGAAGTGGACGAATTGATTCAAGCGGCCCATGAAAAGGGAGCAAAGGTGGCCGTTTCGATTGACCCGATTGCGATGGGGTTGTTTAAATCTCCCGGAGAAATGGGAGCCG harbors:
- a CDS encoding branched-chain amino acid ABC transporter permease, whose translation is MLVQQLINGLTLGAIYALVALGYTMVYGILELINFAHGEIYMIGAYLSIIFLGFFTTIGMTRHFLFLSLFLSFILSAVFCGAYGYTMEKVAYRPLRSAHRLSPLISAIGMSIFLQNYVMLTQGSGDVVFPHLFPNSEILFSGIRLTSLQVVILSSSFILMGVLYFLVKKTLIGKAMRATAQDKKMASLVGINIDFIISFTFVIGSFLAAAAGMMVAMYYGTVNFFIGYIAGIKAFTAAVLGGIGNIPGAMAGGLLLGMVESLGASYISSEYKDLFAFLILTLVLLLKPSGLLGEASKEKV
- a CDS encoding branched-chain amino acid ABC transporter permease, which encodes MMVSLWFGLLGLPFMGWINALKLSGVLFGGGLILRHAARLKPFYSKLEEAFERLPYRKSPRFLKIAKGAGVVILLGLPLGLDNYQLDVLTMAGLYIVLALGLNIVVGFAGLLDLGYAAFYAVGAYSYALISTHFHLSFWLALPVGAFFSGCFGFALGVITLRLKGDYLAITTLGFIQILHLVLNNWDSVTHGPKGILGVSHPQIGGFSFTQPVHYYYLILVIVFIAIVSIQRINYSRIGRAWIAIREDEIAAESMGLNTTKLKVFAFVLGASWAGIAGTFFAGKFGFVSPESFTFFESILILSMVVLGGIGSIPGVVLGALILIILPEALRQVSEYRMLVFGLAMILMMVLRPQGMIGNIRRKLEGV
- a CDS encoding LEA type 2 family protein, whose product is MKALFYSMALLISFSSGSCAPALVKPDFSVQEIELTGVSFSAMDLAFKVKVTNPNRAGVKIEKLSYHLDLNHTELGSGELLKPVFINASDSQIVTLPFSSSFMGMSKTLTLLLGNDEINYELNGTVILSKFLIKQEFPFSSKGAVPVNRSTFHHE
- a CDS encoding tetratricopeptide repeat protein — its product is MQYAMAEHWDEAKHLIRQVIESSPEDLWAKVVQADIENISGNEKEAFQQLRILMRNYPEFAPAYYSMGILHSRQGRWDQAKNFFEQSISLFDPGQKESLSDAYLQLGIAWWEQRHPGDALECWQKSLACNPAQWKAREYLEDFTSDYSKPKILGDPRFFQQFQEIHVKAYLSEHGKSQFDSLEETDEVIQKIAASWNAIPEKWKMEDLTEEERFNTFKSIKPFQ
- a CDS encoding ABC transporter ATP-binding protein, with translation MGYLLEIKKLSKSFGGLSALDGIEAHLEEGQIASLIGPNGAGKTTFFNCITGLIPPGGGEIVFKEKNLKGLQANEITGRGIARTFQNIRLFGGMTALENVMVGGHLRYRYGFLGALVRSPKVRQFEKELIQKSFSLLKFVGLESQHSKWARELSYGDQRRLEIVRALATEPTLLLLDEPAAGMNPKETAGLMELMVKIKETGVTVLLIEHDMRVVMGISEKIIVLDHGVKIAEGKPREIQQNRKVIEAYLGAGSV
- the gcvT gene encoding glycine cleavage system aminomethyltransferase GcvT, producing the protein MKRTPLYETHRKLKGKLVEFGGWEMPLFYHGVVSEHKAVRENAGLFDICHMGRLSVKGPDAGPFLQGVTVNNVDMLVPGKAQYSLVCNPQGGVKDDIFIYKKGDTDFFICVNASNREKIYQWFLNQKGKFIVEIRDISDQVGMIALQGPKAPRVLEKILGKRFKSLKHAEFYEEEISGVPAMIARTGYTGERGYEFYFPVQFSENLWNLFYETGQDEQLVPVGLGARDTLRLEMGYALYGHELTEEISPLEADLARFVYFGKENFIGKEALSAQNKKGVSRILVGFELKFKNVPRQHCKVFHDDHEIGEVTSGNLTPSVQKGIGMALIQSDFNKPGDEILIGVRDKKIPALIRDKNFYKKK
- the gcvPA gene encoding aminomethyl-transferring glycine dehydrogenase subunit GcvPA; translated protein: MPYTPHTPEDIQSMLQTIGVDSLEALLDDIPKTVRFNGRLKIGRALSELEVRSEIKQLNEKNADLEQFTCFLGAGSYDHYIPAVIGPLLFRSEFYTAYTPYQAELSQGMLQAIYEFQTGISELTGMEVANASLYDGASALAEAVLMMIRISKKKSEILLPRTIHPFYREVIRTYCHGLDLKFVEIPYVNGVTPPGEVRRLITEDTAGLLLQFPNFFGNLEEVDELIQAAHEKGAKVAVSIDPIAMGLFKSPGEMGADIVVGEGQAMGNAMSYGGPYVGFFATKLEYARQLPGRIVGATHDKKGRKGYCLTLQTREQHIKRERATSNICTNESLNALAMLFYMATIGKQGLGEVAVQSTQKAHYLQKELSRLKGISVPWPAPFFKEFTLKTSKRPKEINQHLLKEKIVGGLDLGDYYPELENHVLFCVTEKRTKVEMDRLVETISKVN